A region of Etheostoma cragini isolate CJK2018 chromosome 2, CSU_Ecrag_1.0, whole genome shotgun sequence DNA encodes the following proteins:
- the LOC117954740 gene encoding FERM and PDZ domain-containing protein 1 translates to MEVQDRSRSPSRRTSRVEQVVGRWLRRSRDLGSRSHSLSRERIAVDGKSAESSGSDQRNYPFRFTVQIQRDPNLNSHGLTLSTQTPILVQDVTPGGPADGRLVPGDQLVKINNIAVDDLTPEQAAEIIRECQDTLTMTVLRTMLGPKSSFITPEKRAKLRSNPVKVHFAEEVEVNGHSQGNSLLFLPNVLKVYLENGQTKAFKFDSSTTVKDIVMTLKEKLSLSRIEHFSLVLEKQHSISVLLLLHEEERIQQVVQKREAHAYRCLFRVCFMPKPLQTLLQQDPNAFEYLYLQGVNDVLQERFAIEMRCNTALRLAALHIQERLVSCGQSPKTNLKMITKTWGIENFVSSTLLRNMREKDLRKAITYHMKKSQSQNDPKQKGLSVDQTRLNYLEELSELKSFGGKSFSATMMLQDRESMVTLLVGARYGVSQVVNHKLGILSPLTEFTSITRIELLPESDKVSLVKIYLQDIKPITLLLESASAKDMSCLIAGYCRVFVDPSLNVFPWIHDSKKHRVSAEEGYVSRCGSDSDTSSDLEALVTQVSHDERPCPRVRSSSDPDGRKKKDRHRRRSKDGREKGDKPWEDNKQKEEKDADNAKEKSPLDKNRENKNKDPEHEEETERAHDGQQTQTQVTDNNPGEQRENLGQEGGEELRVAEEQPSVSLSEASDSWNTDSRVVNSPSSDSLDALEEDDLISCSSSSFHPKAPSHTHAHGHPPHHFHPHYSPRHVHSQFLAPPPAHTHPLIHLTTHDSGGSGCRRSGDGADPQIFVPVPSSPSLRHVQKGSGNPCSDDSSLCFAELSRLVDFLPSPPEASEDDEEEEMRRRRWRRRKMLKETGESLSRAVERGSSSRCSQSLGEHLLSPSPSSSSHLEFVFNFDQSDARCYYKLCSNITPDSARSLPHSLHGNEEEDGEKVEEDSGKAVDLESIPILQPPPGFGDSSSDEEFFDARDRFTSPEDPSSGAMPRDIRTDMKLDFLSTLSLSDIRVSVTDTDRDGIVEGDRKEGGEEGGGRETLFQLRKRSRKRRSFVETDYTSRVSYPEPDPDMQDLVLSRRHKNLLAEANDAQILSSDPEPSEQTQNPSPTVSSLTHSEGEPAQLESKPILSKPSLHGPGSLHGLGSQEQTRDPPAPSRTRKQEMEMEPDAMESKSVTDVVKAASPTITVVRCRVDPDGKESADRRGDGKEEGGEQREISEAKEEGEEETASVSGNGPFTNHMFLPESSAEKGKGGKEKKEVVSEYSPSSSRPLIGAERQPEANTPPTCLIDVTKKSSNGLLGVHLIALEQNSYVEELKLEGVCEMSNPPSNSPPPPPPSSPLPPITVLHKSQSDCFLREEGCSENTGTSTKMSHSEERPTGKQSHTKKAQLHLDITTSINEDAIRVSSSARTTSDEVTDSSNSDNVFDDDEVTNSLNSISNDKNDNCAIAPKHSISANSAIPSKGESQVTVKSLTDTEAHTRIHLVNSDYTRAINSITAKLGAATKATSPTFDSGTRLQSKVTRDSAPCLKQNVNKPQSDEAKAKTPTVHNLCKAPPSPTHFLFQTCSPSFMGSLSASTLRGKIQNLPLYLTRSQETLNQVVAGNVPQSPAEDKSRDDREIIIKVTDVDNVTQTIDFEMDPTAESVESDDSDTTVIGSERDGEFFVEKNLAKSFHSVLEVKEASAPLPVQTEPKPQHQNLLLYTGPVKNTPGPITEPPASIVNSLERDTSGLKMDTPGPVKDAPESKMMVRSPGEDIPGYKMNSQSRSIPPPIVVTTQNLNGPGLPFHSQSQKVNRTSSDRPLMGLCSPTGQTSDSSKTLSSDCRVFTICEDPSKTKGPAEVGTTPPLKSEFGCTSVLASGCESVVEGVQVPLDACGCPPVYTNCFSSGDSFDEELTVYEFSCRTQSSGVTPTSGADLPLVTSPPSPSFLSTNSPSFPRSILFSSSTSELSPLLSPLSDASDRFLSQTHKDTISRLGQQHFPEPPTGFQVLRVDVDQLLSILESSGADRSLTGHGGRHPSDTCPAHFTENKRVLQIEARRLMSGCQKVVGIEQSPEAMLHSLADSFRTLVELAGICLWFSGCERCDRRNAEAVAGLADVARSFRDFCLAAERANSKRSCQDLSTKLLAKQCTALTASVFCLTQLFRTLTAL, encoded by the exons ATGGAGGTGCAGGACCGGAGCCGCTCCCCTTCCCGTAGAACCAGCCGGGTGGAGCAGGTGGTGGGACGATGGCTGAGACGCTCCCGAGACCTAGGCAGCAGGTCTCACTCTCTGAGCAG AGAACGGATCGCAGTGGATGGGAAGTCAGCAGAGAGCAGTGGCTCTGATCAGAGGAATTACCCATTCCGCTTCACCGTTCAGATCCAACGGGACCCCAATCTCAACTCTCATGGCCTTACTCTGTCCACGCAGACCCCCATCCTGGTGCAGGACGTCACCCCAG GTGGTCCTGCAGATGGTCGGCTCGTCCCTGGCGACCAGCTTGTGAAGATCAATAACATCGCTGTCGATGACCTGACCCCGGAGCAAGCTGCTGAAATAATCAG GGAGTGTCAAGATACGTTGACCATGACTGTCCTCAGAACAATGCTG GGCCCAAAGTCATCATTCATCACACCCGAGAAGAGGGCCAAACTCAGGTCCAACCCTGTGAAAGTTCACTTTGCTGAGGAAGTGGAAGTCAATGGACACTCTCAG GGCAACTCGCTGCTCTTCCTGCCTAATGTTCTGAAGGTGTATCTGGAGAACGGGCAGACTAAGGCCTTTAAATTTGACTCCAGCACCACAGTCAAG GACATTGTGATGACACTGAAGGAAAAGCTTTCTCTGAGCCGTATTGAACACTTCTCCCTGGTGCTGGAGAAGCAGCACAGCATTTCTGTACTACTGCTGCTACATGAGGAGGAGCGGATacagcag gTGGTCCAGAAGAGAGAGGCCCATGCCTACAGATGTCTGTTCCGTGTTTGTTTCATGCCCAAACCCCTCCAGACGCTGCTCCAGCAGGATCCTAATGCCTTTGAGTACCTCTACCTGCAG GGGGTGAATGATGTGCTGCAGGAGCGCTTTGCAATCGAAATGAGGTGTAACACCGCCCTGCGACTCGCTGCACTGCACATCCAGGAGAGATTGGTGAGCTGTGGACAGTCACCGAAGACCAACTTGAAGATGATCac GAAAACGTGGGGCATAGAGAACTTTGTGTCATCCACCTTGTTGAGGAACATGCGAGAAAAAGATCTGAGGAAGGCCATCACCTACCACATGAAGAAGAGCCAATCCCAGAACGATCCAAAGCAGAAGGGTTTGTCAGTTGATCAGACAAGGTTAAACTACCTGGAGGAGCTGAGTGAACTCAAGTCATTTGGAGGGAAATCCTTCAGCGCCACCATGATG CTTCAGGACAGGGAGTCAATGGTGACCCTATTGGTGGGGGCGCGGTACGGGGTGAGTCAGGTGGTCAACCACAAACTGGGCATCCTGTCCCCCCTCACAGAGTTCACCAGCATCACGCGCATCGAGCTGCTGCCTGAATCCGACAAGGTCAGCCTGGTGAAAATCTACCTGCAGGACATCAAG CCCATCACGTTGCTATTGGAGTCAGCCTCCGCTAAAGATATGTCCTGCCTAATAGCAGGGTACTGTCGAGTGTTTGTTGACCCCAGCCTCAACGTCTTTCCCTGGATACACGATTCCAAGAAGCACAGAGTGTCGGCTGAGGAGG GTTACGTGTCACGGTGTGGCAGCGACTCAGACACCTCCTCCGACTTGGAAGCGCTGGTCACCCAGGTGTCTCATGACGAGAGGCCATGCCCTCGCGTCAGGTCCTCGTCGGACccagatggaagaaaaaaaaaagacagacaccGAAGGAGAAGCAAAGAtggcagagaaaagggagataAACCATGGGAGGATAATaagcagaaagaagaaaaggatgCTGACAACGCAAAGGAGAAGTCTCCCCTggataaaaacagagagaataAGAATAAGGATCCAGAGCACGAGGAGGAAACTGAGAGAGCGCATGATGGTCAGCAAACACAGACTCAAGTAACGGACAACAATCCTGGGGAACAGCGGGAAAACCTGGGACAAGAAGGTGGAGAAGAGCTGCGCGTTGCAGAGGAGCAGCCATCTGTGTCACTGTCAGAAGCATCAGATTCTTGGAATACTGACTCTCGTGTCGTCAACAGTCCCTCCAGCGACTCCCTCGATGCTTTGGAGGAAGATGACTTGATTTCatgttcttcttcctccttccacCCAAAGGCTCCCTCACACACTCATGCCCACGGCCACCCTCCCCATCATTTTCATCCACACTACTCTCCCAGGCACGTTCACTCCCAGTTCCTCGCCCCTCCACCAGCCCACACCCATCCCCTCATACACCTCACAACTCACGACAGCGGAGGCAGCGGCTGCAGGAGGTCAGGCGATGGCGCCGACCCCCAAATCTTCGTACCTGTTCCCTCCTCTCCGAGCCTTCGCCATGTCCAAAAGGGCTCAGGAAACCCCTGCTCCGACGACAGCTCCCTGTGTTTTGCTGAGCTCTCCCGCCTTGTGGACTTCCTGCCGAGCCCTCCAGAGGCCAGCgaggatgatgaagaagaggagatgaggaggcggaggtggaggagaaggaagatGTTGAAAGAGACGGGCGAGTCGCTGAGCAGAGCAGTTGAAAGAGGAAGCTCAAGCAGATGTTCTCAAAGTCTTGGAGAACATCTGCTATCCCCTtccccgtcctcctcctcccacttgGAGTTTGTGTTTAACTTTGACCAAAGCGACGCTCGCTGCTACTACAAACTCTGCTCCAACATCACCCCCGACAGTGCTCGCAGCCTTCCCCACAGCCTGCATGGTAATGAGGAAGAAGATGgggagaaggtggaggaggatAGCGGTAAGGCGGTTGACCTGGAGTCTATTCCCATCCTTCAGCCACCGCCTGGCTTCGGAGACAGCAGCTCTGATGAAGAGTTCTTTGACGCCAGAGATCGTTTCACTTCACCTGAAGACCCAAGCTCAGGGGCCATGCCAAGAG ATATTCGCACAGATATGAAACTGGACTTCCTCAGCACACTCAGCCTCAGTGACATCAGAGTCTCggtgacagacacagacagagatggaaTAGTggaaggagacagaaaagaaggaggcgaggaaggaggaggcagagaaacATTGTTCCAGCTCAGGAAAAGATCCCGTAAGCGCCGTTCCTTCGTAGAAACGGATTACACCTCTAGGGTATCATATCCAGAGCCAGATCCAGACATGCAGGACCTGGTCTTGAGCAGGCGTCACAAGAACCTTTTAGCAGAAGCCAATGATGCACAGATACTGAGTTCAGATCCTGAACCTTCAGAGCAAACCCAGAATCCCAGTCCTACTGTCTCCTCTTTGACTCACTCTGAAGGGGAGCCGGCTCAGCTCGAGTCAAAGCCAATCCTGTCCAAACCCAGCTTGCATGGACCTGGCTCTCTACATGGTTTGGGGTCTCAAGAGCAGACTAGAGACCCACCAGCCCCTTCCAGGACCAGGAAACAAGAAATGGAGATGGAACCTGATGCAATGGAATCCAAATCAGTCACAGATGTGGTTAAGGCAGCGTCTCCTACCATCACCGTTGTCCGCTGCCGGGTGGATCCAGATGGGAAGGAGAGTGCTGACCGGAGGGGTGACGGAAAGGAGGAAGGGGGGGAACAGAGGGAGATAAGTGAGGcaaaagaggaaggagaggaagagacagcCAGTGTGTCAGGGAATGGGCCATTCACTAATCATATGTTTTTACCAGAAAGCAGTGCGGAGAAAGGTAAGGgggggaaagagaagaaagaggttGTGAGCGAGTACTCGCCCAGTTCAAGCAGACCCCTCATAGGTGCAGAGAGGCAGCCGGAGGCCAACACACCTCCTACATGTTTGATAGATGTGACTAAAAAGAGTAGTAATGGCCTTTTGGGAGTGCATTTGATTGCCCTAGAGCAAAACTCATACGTAGAGGAACTTAAGCTTGAGggtgtgtgtgaaatgtcaaACCCTCCATCAAACTCaccacccccacctccaccctcaTCCCCTCTACCTCCAATAACAGTTCTTCACAAATCCCAAAGTGACTGTTTTTTGAGGGAAGAAGGGTGCAGCGAAAACACAGGAACCTCAACCAAAATGTCTCATTCTGAGGAGAGGCCCACTGGAAAGCAAAGTCACACTAAAAAAGCACAATTACATTTAGACATCACCACCAGTATTAATGAGGACGCCATTCGTGTTTCTAGCTCTGCTAGGACTACTAGTGATGAAGTTACTGACAGCAGCAATTCGGACAATGTCTTTGATGACGATGAGGTGACTAATTCCTTAAATTCTATTTCAAATGACAAGAATGACAACTGTGCTATAGCTCCAAAGCATAGCATCAGTGCAAATTCGGCTATACCAAGTAAAGGAGAGTCTCAAGTGACTGTTAAGTCTCTTACCGACACTGAGGCTCATACAAGGATTCATTTGGTAAATTCTGATTACACTCGAGCTATAAATTCTATCACTGCAAAGCTTGGAGCTGCAACTAAAGCCACATCTCCTACATTTGATTCAGGTACCAGATTGCAAAGTAAGGTTACACGTGATAGTGCTCCatgtttgaaacaaaatgtaaacaaacccCAAAGTGATGAAGCCAAAGCTAAAACACCCACAGTACACAATCTCTGCAAAGCACCTCCGTCTCCCACTCATTTCCTCTTCCAGACATGTTCACCTAGCTTTATGGGTAGCTTATCTGCCTCCACACTCAGGGGGAAGATTCAAAATTTGCCACTATATTTAACGCGCTCCCAGGAAACTCTCAACCAAGTTGTGGCGGGGAATGTACCTCAGAGTCCTGCTGAGGACAAAAGTAGGGATGACAGAGAGATCATCATTAAAGTTACAGACGTTGATAACGTCACACAAACAATAGACTTTGAAATGGACCCAACTGCAGAATCAGTGGAGTCAGACGATTCGGATACAACGGTCATAGGATCCGAGAGGGACGGtgagttttttgttgaaaaaaacttaGCAAAGAGTTTTCATTCTGTGTTAGAGGTGAAGGAAGCAAGCGCTCCATTGCCTGTCCAAACTGAGCCCAAACCCCAACACCAAAATCTACTTCTGTACACTGGGCCTGTCAAGAACACACCAGGACCAATAACGGAGCCTCCGGCCTCCATAGTGAACAGCCTTGAAAGAGACACTTCTGGCCTAAAGATGGACACTCCTGGCCCTGTAAAAGATGCCCCAGAATCAAAGATGATGGTCAGAAGTCCAGGTGAAGACATTCCAGGTTATAAAATGAACAGTCAGTCACGTTCTATCCCCCCTCCGATAGTGGTGACAACGCAGAATCTAAATGGGCCAGGACTCCCTTTTCATAGTCAGTCACAGAAAGTGAATCGGACCAGTAGCGACAGACCTTTGATGGGTCTTTGTAGCCCTACAGGGCAGACTTCAGACTCATCAAAAACCCTTTCCTCAGACTGCAGGGTGTTTACCATCTGTGAGGATCCATCCAAAACAAAGGGCCCAGCCGAGGTGGGGACTACCCCACCCTTAAAGTCTGAGTTTGGCTGCACTTCTGTGCTAGCGTCGGGATGTGAGTCAGTTGTGGAAGGGGTGCAGGTGCCACTGGATGCTTGTGGTTGCCCACCGGTCTACACCAACTGCTTCAGCAGCGGGGACAGCTTTGACGAGGAGCTGACGGTCTACGAGTTCTCCTGCCGCACACAGAGCAGCGGTGTGACTCCGACTTCTGGAGCAGATCTTCCTCTTGTGACCTCTCCACCCAGTCCCTCCTTTCTCTCCACCAACTCCCCCTCTTTTCCACGCTccatcctcttctcctcttctacCTCTGAGCTCAGCCCTCTGCTCTCGCCATTGTCTGACGCCTCGGACCGTTTCCTGTCTCAAACGCACAAGGACACCATCAGTCGGCTGGGCCAGCAGCACTTCCCAGAACCCCCAACCGGTTTCCAAGTACTCCGCGTAGACGTGGACCAGCTCCTTTCCATTCTGGAAAGTAGCGGCGCTGACCGATCCTTGACAGGCCATGGAGGTCGCCACCCAAGTGACACTTGCCCTGCCCACTTTACTGAGAACAAGAGGGTGCTCCAGATAGAAGCACGGCGGCTGATGTCAGGCTGCCAGAAGGTGGTGGGGATTGAACAGAGCCCAGAGGCAATGCTTCACTCCCTTGCTGACAGTTTCCGGACCCTGGTGGAGTTGGCAGGTATATGCCTCTGGTTCTCCGGTTGCGAACGGTGTGATCGGAGGAACGCAGAGGCCGTTGCGGGTCTGGCAGACGTGGCTCGCTCATTCAGGGACTTCTGTCTGGCAGCAGAGCGAGCCAACAGCAAGCGCAGCTGCCAGGACCTGAGCACCAAGCTGCTGGCCAAACAGTGCACTGCGCTCACCGCCTCCGTCTTCTGCCTCACTCAGCTATTCCGCACCCTCACTGCACTGTAA